A stretch of the Cervus canadensis isolate Bull #8, Minnesota chromosome 16, ASM1932006v1, whole genome shotgun sequence genome encodes the following:
- the LOC122454607 gene encoding ribosome biogenesis protein NSA2 homolog, with protein sequence MPQNEYIELHRKRYGYRLDYHEKKRKKEGREAHERSKKAKKMIGLKAKLYHKQRHAEKIQMKKTIKMHEKRNTKQKNDEKTPQGAVPAYLLDREGQSRAKVLSNMIKQKRKEKAGKWEVPLPKVRAQGETEVLKVIRTGKRKKKAWKRMVTKVCFVGDGFTRKPPKYERFIRPMGLRFKKAHVTHPELKATFCLPILGVKKNPSSPLYTTLGVITKGTVIEVNVSELGLVTQGGKVIWGKYAQVTNNPENDGCINAVLLV encoded by the exons ATG CCACAAAATGAATATATCGAGTTACACCGTAAGCGCTACGGATATCGTTTGGATTaccatgagaaaaagagaaagaaggaaggtcgAGAGGCTCATGAACGTtcaaagaaggcaaaaaagatGATTGGTCTGAAAGCTAAGCTCTACCATAAACAGCGCCATGctgagaaaatacaaatgaaaaagac TATTAAGATGCATGAAAAGAGAAACACCAAACAGAAGAATGATGAAAAGACTCCACAAGGAGCAGTACCTGCATATCTACTGGACCGAGAAGGACAGTCTCGAGCTAAAGTACTTTCCAATATGATTAAACAGAAACGAAAAGAGAAAGCG GGAAAATGGGAGGTCCCTCTGCCCAAAGTTCGTGCCCAGGGAGAAACAGAAGTATTAAAAGTTATTcgaacaggaaagagaaagaagaaagcctgGAAGAGGATGGTTACCAAAGTCTGCTTTGTTGGAGATGGCTTTACTCGAAAACCACCTAAGTATGAAAGATTCATTAGGCCAATG GGATTACGTTTCAAGAAGGCTCATGTAACACATCCTGAACTGAAAGCCACCTTTTGCTTGCCAATACTTGGTGTAAAGAAGAATCCCTCATCCCCACTGTATACAACTTTGGGTGTTATTACCAAAGGAACCGTCATTGAGGTGAACGTGAGCGAGTTGGGCCTTGTAACACAAGGAGGCAAAGTCATCTGGG GAAAATATGCCCAGGTTACCAATAATCCTGAAAATGACGGATGCATAAATGCAGTCTTACTGGTTTGA